From Spirosoma aerolatum, one genomic window encodes:
- a CDS encoding GDSL-type esterase/lipase family protein → MRFPLLFVFLLVLSFTAHAQKAIRIACVGNSITYGAGLTHREQNSFPAQLQYLLGSGYTVMNFGVSGRTVLRETTAPYMSTDKYQEALKSNPDIVLIKLGTNDSRLPYRLKIDQFIPDYKALVQSFKDLPTHPRIVLLLPVASFLTDTTRQTEAAIKKYILPRIRQVAFDEKLELVDLHSLTLEDSLLFPDKLHPASLVMTRIARRLYEVITTKTQPDFDIFQKIKESQKITSFYGYDCADFTFEGRACKVVKPRIVAKDKPWIWRARFWGHEPQTDIALLDHGFHLVYCDVAELFGNAEAVGLWNKFYRYMHKAGLADKVALEGLSRGGVYVYNWAVENPKKVACVYVDAPVLDLKSWPGGKGKSKGSPSDWEIFKKDYALKSEEEALQFNGNPLDRVHDIVKGNFPMLHVVGDADDAVPVSENTEPFEKQALALGGRITVIHKPGVNHHPHSLANPSPIVDFILKSVGLYPSYAQMPVPGSEYRSAGGWKTGNDWWDNYTNIQQTLDSTGKLDILLMGNSITQAIGKRSLVVHQGGQPPFDSALAGYRYGVAAISGDKTQHLLWRVENLDFAKADPALVVVTIGVNNFQEDEAEAITAGIGAILKSLRRKLPQAKLVLVGPLPAGTTADDEKRKKYTLVHQQIQAFVDNKTIFFCDPSVALLDAATGNLVAGTYSGDGIHLARKGYTIWATALRQTIDKIGLPAH, encoded by the coding sequence ATGCGTTTTCCTCTTCTGTTCGTCTTTTTACTCGTTCTCTCGTTTACCGCTCACGCCCAGAAAGCTATCCGAATCGCCTGCGTGGGGAACAGCATTACGTATGGAGCCGGACTGACGCATCGGGAGCAGAACTCATTTCCGGCCCAGCTCCAATACCTGTTGGGTTCGGGCTATACCGTAATGAATTTTGGCGTGAGTGGCCGAACCGTATTACGAGAAACAACAGCACCGTATATGTCGACGGATAAATATCAGGAAGCCTTGAAAAGTAACCCTGATATTGTGCTCATTAAACTGGGAACGAATGATAGCCGACTGCCCTATCGCTTAAAAATCGACCAGTTTATTCCCGATTATAAGGCACTTGTCCAATCGTTTAAAGACTTACCGACGCATCCACGCATTGTGCTACTGCTGCCTGTTGCCTCGTTTTTGACCGATACCACCCGCCAGACAGAAGCCGCTATTAAAAAGTATATTTTGCCCCGAATCCGACAGGTCGCCTTTGATGAAAAGCTGGAACTCGTCGACCTGCATTCGCTGACGCTGGAAGATAGCCTGTTGTTTCCCGATAAACTGCATCCCGCTTCTTTGGTAATGACCCGCATTGCCCGCCGACTGTATGAGGTGATTACGACGAAAACCCAGCCTGATTTTGACATTTTTCAGAAAATCAAAGAATCCCAAAAAATCACATCCTTTTATGGCTACGACTGCGCCGATTTTACCTTTGAAGGACGTGCCTGTAAGGTCGTTAAGCCCCGAATCGTAGCGAAGGATAAGCCCTGGATCTGGCGGGCGCGTTTCTGGGGACATGAGCCGCAAACCGACATTGCGTTGCTGGATCATGGGTTTCATCTGGTTTACTGCGATGTGGCCGAACTCTTTGGCAATGCTGAAGCCGTTGGCCTCTGGAACAAATTTTATCGCTACATGCACAAAGCCGGTCTGGCCGATAAAGTAGCGCTGGAAGGCTTAAGTCGGGGTGGTGTTTACGTTTACAATTGGGCGGTTGAAAATCCAAAAAAAGTGGCCTGTGTGTATGTCGATGCGCCTGTGCTGGATCTGAAAAGCTGGCCGGGTGGTAAAGGGAAAAGCAAGGGTAGTCCCAGCGACTGGGAGATTTTCAAGAAAGACTACGCCCTGAAGTCGGAAGAAGAAGCCCTTCAGTTTAACGGTAATCCGCTGGATCGGGTACATGACATTGTAAAGGGTAATTTCCCGATGCTGCATGTGGTTGGCGATGCTGACGATGCAGTACCCGTAAGCGAAAATACCGAGCCGTTCGAGAAGCAGGCATTGGCACTAGGTGGCCGCATTACAGTTATTCACAAGCCAGGGGTTAATCACCACCCGCATAGTTTAGCTAATCCGTCGCCCATTGTCGATTTTATTCTGAAATCGGTTGGTCTATATCCGTCTTATGCCCAAATGCCAGTGCCCGGCTCAGAATATCGGTCGGCAGGAGGCTGGAAAACCGGTAATGATTGGTGGGACAATTACACCAATATCCAGCAGACGCTCGACAGTACCGGCAAACTCGATATTCTGTTGATGGGCAATTCAATTACACAGGCAATCGGCAAACGAAGTCTGGTCGTTCATCAAGGTGGTCAGCCTCCGTTCGATAGTGCGCTGGCGGGTTACCGATATGGCGTTGCCGCTATTTCGGGCGATAAGACTCAACACCTGCTCTGGCGAGTTGAAAATCTGGACTTTGCGAAAGCCGATCCTGCACTGGTTGTGGTTACAATTGGGGTCAACAACTTCCAGGAAGACGAAGCGGAGGCTATTACAGCAGGCATTGGTGCGATACTGAAGTCGCTTCGTCGGAAACTTCCGCAGGCAAAACTGGTGCTGGTGGGTCCGCTCCCTGCCGGTACGACTGCCGACGATGAAAAACGAAAAAAATATACCCTCGTTCATCAGCAGATTCAGGCATTTGTCGATAACAAAACGATCTTCTTCTGCGATCCATCTGTTGCCTTGCTCGACGCAGCTACGGGCAATCTGGTTGCGGGTACGTATTCGGGCGATGGAATTCACCTGGCCCGGAAAGGCTATACCATCTGGGCTACGGCCTTACGCCAGACGATTGATAAAATTGGGTTGCCAGCACATTAA
- a CDS encoding RidA family protein: MKKVIYTLAVSGLTLLLSAMLPANIAKLTEGMADVPGQQTPSYPFSRAMRAGDFVYISGQIGVKADGKLADGFDAQSRQTMDNIVAALKEQGLTTADVVKCTVMIGDMAKWPEFNTIYRSYFKEGHFPARSAFGANGLALGAALEVDCIAYAPLKGKAK; encoded by the coding sequence ATGAAAAAAGTTATCTACACGCTTGCCGTAAGCGGCTTAACCCTTTTACTCTCGGCCATGCTTCCAGCCAACATTGCCAAACTAACCGAAGGTATGGCCGATGTACCCGGCCAGCAAACGCCCTCATATCCGTTCTCACGCGCTATGCGGGCCGGTGATTTCGTCTATATATCCGGGCAGATAGGCGTAAAAGCTGACGGAAAACTGGCCGATGGGTTTGATGCCCAGTCCCGACAAACGATGGACAATATTGTTGCAGCCCTGAAAGAGCAGGGGCTGACCACCGCCGATGTAGTAAAATGTACGGTTATGATTGGGGATATGGCCAAATGGCCTGAATTCAATACCATTTACCGGAGTTACTTTAAAGAAGGCCACTTTCCGGCCCGTAGTGCCTTTGGCGCAAATGGCCTGGCCCTGGGAGCCGCCCTCGAAGTCGACTGCATTGCCTACGCCCCGCTGAAAGGAAAAGCGAAATAG
- a CDS encoding alpha-glucuronidase family glycosyl hydrolase: MNGFAEDPAYADGYRLWLNYDLISDAVKRQAYANAAQFIAVKTDSPILKSAADELQMGLQGLLGKSVPVIGSIGSRTGGIVLSVNPADVAGQSLNKEGYRIESKGGNLIISGKSDAGVLYGAFALLRQIQTLQSIQGISLVSNPKVQFRMLNHWDNVDGSIERGYAGSSLWKWYELPERIDPRYRDYARANASIGINGTVVNNVNASARFMTSEYIEKVAALANVFRPYGIRLYLSVYFAAPKTLGGLKTSDPLDPQVRQWWADKVKDIYKAIPDFGGFLVKANSEGEPGPQDYGRTHADGANMLAEALKPYDGVVIWRAFVYKADPKADRFKAAYEEFVPLDGQFDKKVIVQVKNGPIDFQPREPFSPLFGNMPKTPLGMEFQLTQEYLGFATHLVYEAPLFKECLETDTYVKGKGSTVAKVVDGSLHGYSMSLMAGVANTGSNLNWTGHPIAQANWYAFGRLAWDHTVSSEAIAREWVAMTLTHEPQATKRIVNLMGKSRDIYVNYNTPMGLSRPWTGVHFAPEPWQARSPRPDWTAVYYHRADSMGIGFDRTATGSKALEQYRPEVQQQWNNPETCPISYLLWFHHVPWTKKLSTGRTLWDELCTHFYTGADSVRWMQQEWAQVKPAINPETYANVAARLVTQQKEAIWWRDAWVLYLQSISKQPIPPPFKQPARTLDEVKQSVNVYLLR; the protein is encoded by the coding sequence ATGAATGGTTTTGCCGAAGACCCCGCCTATGCCGATGGGTATCGACTCTGGCTAAACTATGATCTGATTAGCGATGCCGTCAAGCGGCAGGCGTATGCAAATGCGGCTCAGTTCATTGCCGTCAAAACAGATAGCCCTATTCTGAAATCGGCCGCCGACGAATTGCAGATGGGGTTGCAGGGTCTGTTAGGTAAATCAGTGCCCGTGATTGGCAGTATAGGTAGTCGTACAGGCGGTATTGTGTTGTCGGTAAATCCGGCCGATGTCGCTGGTCAGTCCCTGAATAAAGAAGGGTATCGTATTGAGTCGAAAGGTGGCAATTTGATTATCTCCGGCAAGTCTGATGCGGGGGTCTTGTACGGGGCTTTTGCTTTGTTGCGACAGATACAAACCCTTCAGTCAATACAGGGCATTTCGCTGGTCAGTAATCCGAAGGTACAGTTTCGGATGCTAAATCATTGGGATAATGTCGATGGGTCGATTGAGCGGGGCTATGCGGGTTCGTCACTCTGGAAATGGTATGAGTTGCCCGAACGGATCGACCCCCGCTATCGCGATTATGCGCGTGCCAATGCATCCATTGGTATCAACGGAACAGTGGTCAACAACGTGAATGCCAGCGCCCGATTCATGACCAGTGAGTACATCGAGAAAGTAGCCGCTTTGGCTAATGTATTCCGACCCTATGGCATTCGGTTGTATTTGTCAGTCTATTTTGCGGCTCCCAAAACCCTGGGCGGCTTGAAAACCTCCGACCCGCTCGACCCGCAGGTGCGGCAGTGGTGGGCCGACAAAGTGAAGGATATCTATAAGGCCATTCCCGATTTTGGTGGTTTTCTGGTCAAAGCCAATTCGGAAGGGGAGCCTGGTCCACAGGATTATGGCCGTACCCATGCCGATGGGGCCAATATGCTGGCTGAAGCCCTGAAACCGTACGATGGGGTGGTGATCTGGCGGGCGTTTGTCTATAAAGCAGACCCTAAAGCAGACCGTTTCAAAGCTGCCTATGAGGAGTTTGTGCCCTTAGACGGCCAGTTCGATAAGAAGGTAATTGTGCAGGTCAAAAACGGCCCTATTGATTTTCAGCCCCGGGAACCCTTTTCACCTCTGTTCGGAAATATGCCCAAAACTCCGCTGGGTATGGAGTTTCAATTGACGCAGGAATACCTGGGCTTTGCGACGCATCTGGTCTACGAAGCACCCCTGTTCAAAGAATGCCTGGAAACTGATACCTACGTAAAAGGCAAAGGCTCAACCGTAGCGAAGGTGGTCGACGGAAGTTTGCACGGTTATTCGATGAGCCTTATGGCAGGGGTTGCCAATACGGGTTCGAACCTGAACTGGACAGGCCACCCGATAGCTCAGGCCAACTGGTATGCGTTTGGGCGGCTGGCCTGGGATCATACCGTATCGTCGGAAGCCATTGCGAGAGAATGGGTAGCAATGACCCTGACACATGAGCCTCAGGCTACCAAACGAATCGTAAATCTAATGGGAAAATCGCGGGATATTTACGTCAATTACAACACACCGATGGGCCTCTCGCGACCCTGGACGGGCGTTCACTTTGCTCCCGAACCCTGGCAGGCGCGTAGCCCTCGCCCCGACTGGACGGCCGTGTATTACCATCGTGCCGATTCGATGGGTATAGGCTTCGACCGGACAGCAACGGGAAGCAAGGCGCTGGAACAGTATCGGCCTGAGGTGCAACAGCAGTGGAATAACCCTGAAACCTGTCCAATTTCGTATTTACTGTGGTTTCATCATGTGCCCTGGACCAAAAAACTGTCGACGGGCCGAACATTATGGGATGAGCTTTGTACCCATTTTTATACCGGAGCCGATTCGGTTCGGTGGATGCAGCAGGAATGGGCGCAGGTAAAACCAGCCATCAATCCTGAAACCTACGCCAATGTAGCAGCCCGGCTGGTTACTCAGCAAAAAGAAGCGATCTGGTGGCGCGATGCCTGGGTACTTTACCTGCAATCCATCTCAAAACAGCCCATTCCGCCCCCGTTCAAACAACCAGCCCGAACCCTGGACGAAGTGAAGCAATCGGTGAATGTGTACTTGCTAAGGTAA
- a CDS encoding pyridoxal phosphate-dependent aminotransferase, with translation MSINRRDWLRASLVSGLSMAAAPAAFCEPEQEMPLGYKAPKGPLKARLSANENPYGPSPKVLKTITEAAPDGYLYAMEHARKFRKLVADTEGVPEEYVLLGAGSGELLTAASLWAAYRPNAGRTIVAPDPTFDQLPRAAMKHGVNIDRVPLVAADGYDINLNKLNERVNSQTGMVYLCNPNNPTAIIVDPSKLRAFCESVGAKTPILVDEAYIDYTPDPKAYSMVDMVKKGSNVIITKTFSKVHGFAGLRTGYMIAKPELLEQISKFATGGGCISMTTLRAAMVSLQDKEFINYSLGKAKESKDFLLGVLKQTNYEPLPSGANFVMFPIRMKGEDFVTRMMDQGVSIRQWKFDGQYWCRVSLGTMDQMKAFADALKMIS, from the coding sequence ATGTCCATCAACCGTCGAGACTGGCTTCGGGCCAGCTTAGTGTCTGGCCTTAGTATGGCTGCTGCTCCTGCCGCCTTTTGCGAGCCAGAACAAGAGATGCCACTGGGTTATAAAGCCCCTAAAGGCCCTCTGAAAGCTCGTTTGTCAGCGAATGAAAACCCATACGGCCCTTCGCCAAAAGTGCTCAAGACCATCACCGAAGCCGCTCCCGACGGCTATCTCTATGCGATGGAACATGCCCGCAAATTCCGGAAACTGGTTGCCGATACCGAAGGTGTGCCCGAAGAGTATGTTCTGCTGGGTGCCGGTTCGGGTGAGTTGCTGACAGCTGCTTCACTCTGGGCCGCTTATCGCCCAAATGCAGGCCGCACGATTGTAGCACCCGACCCAACGTTCGACCAGCTCCCCCGTGCAGCTATGAAACATGGCGTCAACATTGATCGGGTTCCACTAGTAGCGGCTGACGGATATGATATTAATCTGAACAAGCTGAATGAGCGCGTGAATAGCCAGACGGGTATGGTGTATCTCTGTAATCCCAACAACCCGACGGCCATCATCGTTGATCCATCGAAATTACGGGCGTTCTGCGAATCGGTGGGCGCCAAAACCCCAATCCTGGTCGATGAAGCGTACATCGACTACACGCCCGATCCGAAAGCGTATTCGATGGTCGATATGGTGAAAAAAGGCAGCAATGTAATCATTACCAAGACTTTCTCGAAAGTACATGGCTTTGCTGGACTGCGTACGGGCTATATGATTGCGAAACCTGAGCTTCTGGAGCAGATCAGCAAATTTGCAACGGGCGGTGGCTGCATCAGCATGACAACCCTTCGGGCGGCTATGGTCAGTTTGCAGGATAAAGAGTTTATCAACTACTCACTCGGCAAGGCGAAAGAATCGAAAGATTTCCTGCTGGGCGTTCTGAAACAAACCAACTACGAACCGCTGCCTTCGGGTGCTAATTTCGTGATGTTCCCGATTCGGATGAAGGGCGAAGATTTCGTAACCCGTATGATGGATCAGGGCGTGAGCATCCGCCAATGGAAGTTCGACGGTCAGTACTGGTGTCGTGTCAGCCTGGGCACAATGGACCAGATGAAAGCCTTCGCCGACGCGTTGAAAATGATTTCGTAA
- a CDS encoding glycosyltransferase family 9 protein — MITATNPPRFLIIQTAFIGDVILATALFEQLHTAYPEAVLDVLVRKGNETLLANHPFLNEVLVWHKKGTKYRDLWRLLRTIRARKYDAVLNLQRYGTMGLLTALSGAGTTIGFDKNPFSRFFTHRIAHRFEPGTHEVDRNTGLLKALQSAPDFQPHPLSRQALVRPKLYPSRTDYDAVHTYQHRPYVCMAPMSVWFTKQYPSERWVELIKALPDDLTIYLLGAPTDVHACDAIRALAGSTKQVINLAGKLSLLQSAALQQSAVMNYVNDSAPLHLCSAMNAPTTAIFCSTVPQFGFGPLADVSRVVQTPERLECKPCNLHGRTACPLGHFRCAWGIQLDELAKLS; from the coding sequence ATGATAACCGCAACGAATCCACCCCGGTTCCTGATTATTCAAACGGCTTTCATCGGCGATGTAATTCTGGCAACCGCTTTGTTCGAACAACTCCACACGGCCTATCCCGAAGCCGTACTGGATGTGCTTGTACGCAAAGGCAATGAGACGCTATTGGCCAATCATCCTTTTTTAAACGAGGTGCTGGTCTGGCATAAAAAGGGTACCAAATATCGGGATTTATGGCGACTCTTGCGTACTATTCGGGCCAGGAAATATGATGCGGTCCTGAATCTGCAACGCTATGGCACCATGGGCTTACTAACGGCATTGTCGGGCGCAGGTACGACCATCGGCTTTGATAAGAATCCGTTTTCCCGCTTTTTTACCCATCGGATCGCCCATCGGTTTGAACCGGGAACACACGAAGTTGATCGCAATACCGGCTTGCTGAAGGCACTCCAGTCAGCCCCTGATTTTCAGCCCCATCCGCTAAGCCGTCAGGCGCTTGTCCGCCCTAAATTATACCCATCGCGGACCGATTACGACGCTGTGCACACGTATCAACACAGACCATACGTGTGTATGGCTCCTATGTCAGTTTGGTTTACGAAGCAGTATCCGTCGGAACGATGGGTGGAATTAATCAAAGCCTTGCCGGATGATCTGACCATTTACTTACTGGGTGCTCCAACTGATGTACACGCCTGCGATGCCATTCGGGCACTGGCAGGTAGCACAAAGCAGGTCATAAATCTGGCAGGCAAGCTAAGTTTACTCCAATCGGCAGCCCTGCAACAGAGCGCTGTGATGAATTATGTGAACGATTCGGCTCCGCTGCATCTTTGCTCGGCTATGAATGCCCCCACAACAGCCATTTTCTGTTCAACAGTCCCCCAGTTTGGCTTCGGTCCACTGGCCGATGTATCCAGAGTTGTGCAAACGCCGGAGCGCTTAGAATGCAAGCCCTGTAATCTGCATGGTCGAACCGCCTGTCCACTGGGTCATTTCCGCTGTGCCTGGGGTATTCAGCTAGATGAGCTGGCGAAATTAAGCTAA
- a CDS encoding M16 family metallopeptidase — protein sequence MEDYQVYTLPNGIRIAHKQISHTQIAHCGIMLDIGSRDEQPHQQGLAHFWEHMAFKGTEKRKSYHIITRLETVGGELNAYTTKEKVCFHASVLDAHFEKAAELLADITFHSVFPEKQIERERGVILEEMAMYYDSPEDAIQDDFDELVFPNHALGGNILGTTETVESFRREDLQRFIAENYDTSRIVFSSVSKLPFKQVVKVAEKYFRDVPAQHTTRQRKTPTGYVPRQTRVERPITQAQCALGRPAYGLADPRRLPFFMLINLLGGPGMNSRLNLNLREKYGLVYSIDATYTPYLDTGFLGIYFGTDPKKVDKARSLIMKELKRLREQPLTTLQLHQTKEQLIGQLAMAEESNNSFMLMMAKSLLDIDRVEALTDIFNDINAVTSEQLQTLAQEAFDESQFSSLSFLPEK from the coding sequence ATGGAAGATTACCAGGTTTATACTCTGCCCAACGGAATTCGGATTGCGCACAAACAAATATCGCATACGCAGATTGCCCATTGTGGTATTATGCTCGACATCGGAAGCCGTGACGAGCAACCTCACCAGCAGGGCCTTGCCCATTTCTGGGAACATATGGCCTTCAAAGGTACGGAGAAACGAAAATCGTACCATATCATTACGCGTCTGGAAACGGTGGGTGGTGAACTAAATGCCTATACGACCAAAGAAAAAGTCTGTTTTCATGCGTCGGTACTGGATGCACACTTCGAGAAAGCGGCCGAACTACTGGCCGATATTACCTTTCACTCGGTTTTCCCGGAGAAACAGATTGAACGCGAGCGCGGGGTGATTTTAGAAGAAATGGCAATGTATTACGACTCGCCCGAAGATGCCATTCAGGACGATTTCGACGAACTCGTATTTCCAAACCATGCCCTCGGTGGTAACATCCTGGGTACGACCGAAACCGTAGAATCGTTTCGTCGGGAAGATCTCCAGCGATTTATTGCCGAGAATTATGATACAAGCCGGATTGTGTTTTCGTCGGTTAGTAAGCTGCCGTTTAAGCAGGTGGTGAAAGTGGCCGAGAAGTACTTCCGTGATGTACCCGCCCAGCACACAACCCGCCAGCGAAAAACACCAACCGGCTATGTGCCCCGTCAGACGCGTGTGGAGCGACCCATTACCCAGGCCCAGTGTGCCTTAGGTCGACCGGCCTACGGGCTAGCCGACCCCCGACGACTGCCCTTTTTTATGCTGATCAACTTGTTGGGTGGCCCCGGCATGAATTCGCGTCTGAATCTGAATCTACGGGAAAAATACGGGCTTGTCTACTCGATTGATGCCACGTACACACCCTATCTGGATACAGGTTTTCTGGGTATCTACTTTGGCACCGATCCTAAGAAAGTGGACAAAGCCCGTTCGTTGATCATGAAAGAGCTGAAACGCCTTCGCGAGCAACCGTTAACGACGTTACAGCTTCACCAGACAAAAGAGCAACTGATTGGGCAATTGGCCATGGCTGAAGAAAGCAACAACAGTTTCATGCTCATGATGGCCAAAAGCCTGCTCGACATCGACCGGGTAGAAGCCCTGACCGATATTTTTAACGATATCAACGCCGTTACCTCCGAACAGCTACAAACGCTGGCGCAGGAAGCCTTCGACGAAAGCCAGTTCAGTTCGTTGAGCTTTTTGCCGGAAAAATAA
- a CDS encoding nucleotide pyrophosphohydrolase, giving the protein MTIKEAQTTVDEWIKTVGVRYFNELTNMAMLTEEVGEVARIIARRYGEQSEKESDKQKDLGDEMADVLWVLICLANQTGVDLTEAFQKNLEKKNIRDATRHLNNEKLK; this is encoded by the coding sequence ATGACAATTAAAGAGGCTCAAACAACCGTCGACGAGTGGATAAAAACCGTTGGCGTTCGGTATTTCAACGAACTGACCAATATGGCCATGCTGACTGAAGAGGTCGGTGAAGTAGCCCGGATTATTGCCCGGCGGTATGGCGAACAATCAGAGAAAGAGTCGGATAAGCAAAAAGACCTGGGCGACGAAATGGCCGATGTATTGTGGGTGCTCATCTGTCTGGCCAACCAGACCGGGGTCGATCTTACGGAAGCCTTCCAGAAAAATCTGGAGAAGAAAAACATTCGGGATGCTACGCGCCACCTGAACAACGAAAAGCTGAAATAA
- a CDS encoding RNA polymerase sigma factor, which translates to MDSGLNYDQATDAQLWDDFLRGSKAAYSFMYEKYARVLYNYGYKIAQDRQLTEDCLQDLFLTILETRERLGQTDSIKFYLMRSLRRDLVRKLNERHRFQAGHEGEIDFKVEFHYEPTWLDSQISREQSEAVLRELNHLPARQKEALFLKFFDNLSYEEIAGIMGIETTSAYKVIYKAIASLQKRMPADLLVLLGFMLA; encoded by the coding sequence GTGGATTCGGGACTCAACTACGATCAGGCGACAGATGCCCAGCTTTGGGACGACTTTCTGCGGGGCAGCAAGGCCGCCTATTCGTTCATGTACGAAAAATACGCCCGAGTGCTGTACAATTATGGCTACAAGATTGCGCAGGATCGTCAGCTAACGGAAGATTGCCTGCAAGATCTGTTTCTGACCATTCTGGAAACACGCGAACGGCTTGGGCAAACCGACTCCATTAAATTTTACCTGATGCGCTCGCTCCGGCGCGACCTGGTTCGGAAGCTCAACGAACGTCACCGATTTCAGGCGGGTCATGAGGGCGAGATTGATTTTAAAGTCGAATTCCACTACGAACCTACCTGGCTCGACTCTCAGATCAGCCGGGAACAATCAGAAGCTGTTCTGCGCGAACTGAATCACCTGCCTGCTCGGCAAAAAGAAGCACTGTTCCTGAAGTTTTTTGATAATCTCAGCTACGAAGAGATCGCCGGTATTATGGGCATCGAAACCACCTCGGCCTACAAAGTTATTTACAAGGCCATTGCCTCCCTTCAGAAGCGAATGCCTGCTGATCTATTGGTGTTGTTAGGCTTCATGCTTGCTTAA
- a CDS encoding FecR family protein — MAQPYQNYTLRDFVLDDAFRRWVFQPDEQNMTYWHTYMLRHPEQQPLIDEAASLLLHLNARYDDLTDASQQRIWQVLEQAFDDQLFTEPIVVPLSRWQRFRTTYPAAIWQVAASLTGILLIAGGIIYYQLQPKQQRIHTAFGENRNVTLPDGSTVLLNGNSTLTYTDGWVDGKPREVWLDGEGFFKVTKKQAPDGRIKFVTHTPNLDITVLGTQFNVNTRRGSTAVTLVEGRVQLTKPTEHTGRVIDMKPGQFASIQPNIENVEVREEKPQLHTSWVAHQFIFDNTALSEIAQQLHDTYGLEVVFEDSDLANRRFTGNLSNQSIETLLTTLSLTFDLSVQRNGDRISLRHNP; from the coding sequence ATGGCGCAGCCTTACCAGAATTATACCCTTCGCGATTTTGTGCTCGATGATGCGTTCCGCCGATGGGTGTTTCAGCCCGACGAGCAGAACATGACGTACTGGCACACCTATATGCTCCGACATCCCGAACAGCAGCCGTTGATTGACGAAGCGGCTTCGCTGTTGCTGCACCTCAACGCCCGGTACGACGACCTGACCGACGCCAGCCAGCAACGTATCTGGCAGGTGCTGGAGCAGGCATTCGATGATCAACTGTTTACGGAGCCGATTGTCGTGCCTCTCTCACGTTGGCAACGGTTCAGAACAACCTATCCGGCTGCCATCTGGCAGGTAGCGGCTTCATTGACGGGTATCCTGCTGATTGCGGGCGGAATCATTTACTATCAGCTACAGCCGAAGCAACAGCGCATTCATACGGCCTTTGGCGAAAATCGAAACGTAACACTTCCCGATGGGTCAACTGTGTTGCTCAACGGGAATTCGACGCTTACGTATACCGATGGCTGGGTCGATGGAAAACCGCGTGAGGTTTGGCTCGATGGCGAAGGATTTTTCAAGGTCACGAAAAAGCAGGCACCCGATGGACGTATCAAATTCGTGACGCATACCCCCAATCTGGACATTACGGTTCTCGGGACTCAATTTAATGTTAACACGCGCCGGGGTAGTACGGCGGTTACATTGGTAGAAGGGCGGGTACAGCTCACCAAACCAACCGAGCATACCGGGCGGGTTATTGATATGAAACCGGGTCAGTTTGCGTCGATACAGCCCAACATCGAGAACGTGGAGGTACGCGAAGAAAAGCCACAACTGCATACGTCCTGGGTGGCTCATCAGTTTATTTTCGACAACACGGCCCTTAGCGAGATTGCCCAACAATTGCACGACACTTACGGACTGGAAGTGGTCTTTGAAGACAGCGACCTGGCCAATCGACGGTTTACGGGTAACCTCTCGAACCAGAGCATCGAAACACTTCTCACAACCCTTTCGCTCACATTTGATCTATCAGTACAGCGCAACGGCGACCGGATTAGTTTACGCCATAACCCCTGA